The Brachionichthys hirsutus isolate HB-005 chromosome 1, CSIRO-AGI_Bhir_v1, whole genome shotgun sequence genome has a window encoding:
- the ddx28 gene encoding probable ATP-dependent RNA helicase DDX28, whose translation MQSVKVGRSAASTARRSFPIPVGVSAHCRRYNPAGQTRGAADASEGEAAVIRVPRYVQKRVDSVKQVRDKNKMNTLRAGKLLVQGKNPGRNQSSGYAFGKFEQPTLCSRGWKHRKSFGDYFSINNVKAVAPFVVDRREEGGEQKTSFDNLRVCGTLVEALRGMDVARPTSVQLQTIPKVMRGHNVLVAAETGSGKTLCYLLPAVNKLQAEKASEVGGQAEGNIRTVVLVPSRELADQVAAVARKLCAPFNLMTRTVGGGRGVGHIKRAFKGRQPDILVATPGALVKALRRRCLDFSELSFFVVDEADTMFDPSFSPMLEDILLHAKIARNPKETRGPGHKAQLLVVGATFPGGVGEVLGQVTDLGSVVLVKSKMLHFLMPHVKQTFVKIKVADKILELHEALRVQRQEKNGGAALVFCNKSSTVNWLGYSLDEMGVRHARLQGEMPAAVRSGVFHSFQEGKVDVLVCTDIASRGLDTSRAGLVVNYDCPESPTDYIHRAGRVGRAGGVEDVKVLSFVSHPWDVELVQKIETAARRRTSLPGMRSQIHEPKPKVAEE comes from the coding sequence ATGCAGTCCGTGAAGGTCGGCCGTTCGGCTGCGTCGACAGCTCGCCGCTCGTTTCCGATTCCTGTCGGCGTGTCGGCGCACTGTCGTCGTTATAATCCTGCCGGTCAGACTCGTGGAGCTGCAGACGCGTCAGAGGGCGAGGCCGCAGTGATCCGTGTTCCTCGGTACGTGCAGAAGCGCGTCGACAGCGTCAAACAGgtcagagacaaaaacaagatgaacaCCCTCCGAGCCGGGAAGCTCCTGGTCCAGGGCAAGAACCCCGGCCGGAACCAGTCCTCCGGATACGCGTTCGGAAAGTTCGAGCAGCCCACGCTTTGCTCCCGAGGATGGAAGCACAGAAAATCCTTCGGCGACTATTTCTCCATCAACAACGTCAAGGCGGTCGCTCCGTTTGTCGTCGACCGTCGGGAGGAGGGCGGCGAGCAGAAAACATCGTTCGACAACCTGCGCGTCTGCGGGACGCTGGTCGAAGCCCTGCGCGGCATGGACGTCGCCCGCCCCACCAGCGTGCAGCTGCAGACCATCCCGAAGGTCATGAGGGGGCACAACGTCCTGGTCGCCGCGGAGACGGGCAGCGGGAAGACGCTGTGCTACCTCCTGCCTGCCGTCAACAAGCTGCAGGCCGAGAAGGCGTcggaggtcggaggtcaggCCGAGGGCAACATCCGCACGGTGGTTCTGGTGCCGTCCAGAGAGCTGGCGGACCAGGTGGCGGCGGTGGCCAGGAAGCTTTGCGCGCCGTTTAACTTGATGACGAGGACTGTCGGTGGCGGCCGCGGTGTGGGACACATCAAGAGGGCGTTCAAGGGGCGCCAGCCGGACATCCTGGTGGCGACGCCCGGCGCTCTGGTGAAGGCGCTGCGCCGGCGCTGCCTGGACTTCAGCGAGCTCAGCTTCTTCGTGGTCGATGAAGCCGACACCATGTTCGACCCCAGCTTCTCCCCCATGCTGGAGGACATCTTGCTTCACGCAAAGATCGCCAGGAACCCCAAGGAAACGAGGGGCCCCGGGCACAAGGCCCAGCTGCTGGTGGTGGGGGCCACCTTCCCCGGCGGCGTCGGCGAGGTGCTCGGCCAGGTGACGGACCTCGGCAGCGTGGTGCTCGTCAAGAGCAAGATGCTGCACTTCTTAATGCCGCACGTCAAGCAAACGTTCGTCAAGATCAAAGTCGCCGATAAAATCCTGGAGCTTCACGAAGCGTTGAGAGTGCAGCGGCAGGAGAAGAACGGCGGCGCCGCTCTGGTGTTCTGTAACAAGTCGTCCACAGTCAACTGGCTGGGCTACTCGCTGGACGAGATGGGGGTGCGTCACGCACGCCTGCAAGGGGAGATGCCTGCCGCCGTGCGCTCGGGCGTCTTCCACTCCTTCCAGGAGGGCAAGGTGGACGTGCTCGTGTGCACGGACATCGCGTCGCGCGGCCTGGACACGTCCCGCGCGGGCTTGGTTGTAAACTACGACTGTCCCGAATCTCCCACAGACTATATCCACAGAGCGGGGCGCGTGGGGAGGGCGGGAGGGGTGGAGGACGTGAAAGTGCTCAGCTTCGTCTCCCACCCGTGGGACGTGGAGCTGGTGCAGAAGATCGAGACCGCCGCGCGGAGAAGAACGAGTCTGCCCGGGATGAGAAGTCAAATCCACGAGCCGAAGCCCAAAGTAGCCGAGGAGTAG